One region of Oryza glaberrima chromosome 7, OglaRS2, whole genome shotgun sequence genomic DNA includes:
- the LOC127780434 gene encoding flavin-containing monooxygenase FMO GS-OX-like 8, with translation MCCKFDCNSITMASCKKVCVIGAGVSGLAAARELRREGLDVTVLEQRGGVGGQWLYDTATDAGDPLGVAGVHSSMYASLRLITPREVMGFSDFPFRPGKDGAGAGEVDARRFPGHAEFLRYIREFCDVFGLMDAVRLNTTVTRVAMAPPRRDGSLRWAVRSKHRGEEAETEEVFDAVVVASGHFCQPRLPTIDGMDRWRRRQLHSHSYRVPDAFHGEVVVIVGCSISGKDIGLELRRVAKEVHLSAKSPEEAMTPAMSKILTRYDNLHLHPQIEHLREDGTVVFVDGTCVVADTVVYCTGYTYSYPFLDTDGKVTVDDNRVGPLFDHVFPPELAPSLSFVGIPAMVVVPLFNEVQARWVAQVLSGRRALPSPEEMARAAEEYNRGREAAGVAKRRTHDILDLEYCDDYGERNCGFPRLEAWKKELMWSSYLTMCDNLETFRDDYHDSDLVAGGLRLHGWISPATTLTQQDDDDKRPHLS, from the coding sequence ATGTGCTGCAAATTTGATTGCAATTCCATCACGATGGCATCCTGCAAGAAGGTGTGCGTGATCGGCGCCGGTGTGtctggcctcgccgccgcgcgcgagctGCGGCGAGAGGGCCTCGACGTGACGGTgctcgagcagcgcggcggcgtcggcgggcagTGGCTGTACGACACGGCGACCGACGCCGGCGACCCGCTCGGCGTGGCCGGCGTGCACAGCAGCATGTACGCGTCGCTCCGCCTCATCACCCCGAGGGAGGTGATGGGCTTCTCCGACTTCCCGTTCCGCCCCGGcaaggacggcgccggcgccggcgaggtcgacgcgCGGCGGTTCCCCGGCCACGCCGAGTTCCTCAGGTACATCAGGGAGTTCTGCGACGTGTTCGGCCTCATGGACGCCGTCAGGCTCAACACGACGGTCACGCGCgtcgccatggcgccgccgcggcgcgacgGCTCGCTGCGGTGGGCGGTGCGGAGCAAGCatcgcggcgaggaggcggagacggaggaggtgttcgacgccgtcgtcgtggcGTCCGGCCACTTCTGCCAGCCAAGGCTCCCGACCATCGATGGGATGgacaggtggaggaggaggcagctgcATTCCCATTCCTACCGCGTCCCGGACGCCTTCCAtggcgaggtggtggtgatcGTGGGCTGCAGCATCAGCGGCAAGGACATCGGGCTAGAGCTCCGCCGCGTCGCCAAGGAGGTGCACCTGAGCGCAAAGTCGCCGGAGGAGGCCATGACGCCGGCGATGTCCAAGATTCTCACCAGGTACGACAACCTTCACCTCCACCCACAGATCGAACACCTGCGCGAGGACGGGACGGTGGTGTTCGTCGACGGCACATGCGTCGTCGCCGACACCGTCGTCTACTGCACCGGCTACACCTACTCGTACCCGTTCCTGGACACGGACGGCAAGGTCACCGTCGACGACAACCGCGTAGGGCCGCTGTTCGACCACGTGTTCCCGCCGGAGCTCGCTCCGTCGCTGTCGTTCGTGGGGATCccggccatggtggtggtgccgCTGTTCAACGAGGTGCAGGCGAGGTGGGTGGCGCAGGTGCTGTCCGGGCGGAgggcgctgccgtcgccggaggAGATGGCGCGCGCCGCGGAGGAGTACAACCGCGGCAGGGAGGCCGCCGGCGTGGCCAAGCGGCGGACGCACGACATCCTGGACCTGGAGTACTGCGACGACTACGGCGAGCGCAACTGCGGCTTCCCGCGGCTGGAGGCGTGGAAGAAGGAGCTCATGTGGTCTTCCTACCTCACCATGTGCGACAACCTCGAGACCTTCCGCGACGACTACCATGACAGCGACCTCGTTGCCGGCGGCCTGAGGCTGCACGGCTGGAtctcaccggcgacgacgctgACGCAGCAGGACGACGATGACAAACGGCCCCATCTTTCATGA